One Pleurocapsa sp. PCC 7327 DNA segment encodes these proteins:
- a CDS encoding S8 family peptidase — protein sequence MRRLLLLVLFLVGLWAALSNFKGLANKGEYSSIVLDFRDNLPTTVISEQLQAIAQKYNKTATLNSIFSVSDNIYTLEGDEQLLKALRHSPLKKFVKHIEPNYIYRAFEVPNDPDYGKQWNLRSINIEQAWEDTKGAGVTVAVIDTGVSRVPDLQQTEFVEGYDFVNDKVNAADDNGHGTHVAGTIAQSTNNNYGVAGIAYKAKIMPLKVLSAGGSGTISDIAEAIRFAADKGADVINMSLGGGGESLVMKEAIDYAHQKGVVIVAAAGNSNRNAAEYPARYPHVIGVAATDLAGKKAPYSNYGAAVDIAAPGGSNDGKILQETIDPRTNQPVFMGFQGTSMAAPHVAGVAALIKASGISNPDEVLSVLQKSARTVSEDPFNHFGAGHLDSTAAVKLALKGKITWKDFFRWLRDNGYLNPRFWIDGGVVALLPKILMVIGSYLFYWFLRNYLGWNWALNSGLILGSSGLFFLRGVYILDLPQWPFRLASSSIPELGNTIVGSPMLNPLFASALIPFLLIALLLGHPQWKWFAIGTTLGVASCLAVSAVMSPAVLWLGTGAIARIFLIVNALLCFGLAYLASQGEKRLA from the coding sequence ATGAGAAGGCTATTGTTGTTGGTTTTATTTCTCGTCGGGCTATGGGCTGCGCTCTCAAACTTTAAGGGATTAGCCAATAAAGGAGAATATAGCTCGATCGTGCTCGACTTTCGAGATAATCTGCCAACAACAGTGATTAGCGAGCAATTACAAGCGATCGCGCAAAAATATAACAAAACTGCAACGCTTAACAGCATTTTTTCTGTCAGCGACAATATCTACACCCTCGAAGGCGACGAGCAATTACTAAAAGCCTTGCGGCATTCTCCCTTGAAAAAATTTGTCAAACATATCGAACCTAACTATATCTATCGAGCCTTTGAAGTTCCCAACGACCCAGACTACGGCAAGCAGTGGAATCTCCGCAGCATTAACATAGAACAAGCGTGGGAAGACACCAAAGGAGCGGGCGTTACCGTTGCTGTCATCGACACGGGAGTCAGCCGCGTTCCCGACTTGCAGCAAACGGAATTCGTCGAAGGCTACGACTTCGTAAATGACAAAGTTAATGCTGCAGATGACAACGGTCACGGCACTCACGTAGCAGGAACCATCGCCCAATCCACCAACAACAATTACGGAGTAGCAGGGATTGCCTATAAAGCCAAAATTATGCCCCTCAAGGTTCTATCGGCTGGCGGCAGCGGAACCATCTCAGATATTGCTGAAGCCATTCGCTTTGCGGCAGACAAGGGTGCCGACGTAATTAATATGAGCTTGGGTGGCGGTGGCGAAAGTCTGGTGATGAAAGAAGCTATTGACTATGCCCATCAAAAAGGTGTAGTTATCGTGGCGGCAGCGGGGAACTCCAACCGCAATGCGGCAGAATATCCCGCTCGCTATCCTCACGTTATCGGCGTTGCTGCCACCGATTTAGCTGGGAAAAAAGCCCCTTATTCCAACTATGGAGCAGCGGTAGATATCGCAGCTCCTGGCGGCAGCAATGACGGTAAAATCCTGCAAGAGACAATCGATCCCAGAACCAACCAACCCGTCTTTATGGGTTTTCAGGGAACGAGTATGGCAGCCCCGCACGTCGCTGGGGTCGCAGCTTTGATTAAAGCTTCTGGCATCTCCAACCCCGATGAAGTCCTAAGTGTCCTCCAAAAGTCGGCTCGAACCGTCTCGGAAGATCCTTTCAATCATTTTGGGGCAGGTCACTTAGATAGTACGGCAGCCGTCAAATTAGCTCTGAAAGGCAAAATAACTTGGAAAGACTTTTTCCGATGGCTTCGCGATAATGGCTATCTCAATCCCCGTTTTTGGATTGATGGCGGGGTGGTGGCGCTGTTGCCTAAAATTCTGATGGTGATAGGATCCTATTTATTTTACTGGTTTTTGCGCAATTACCTGGGTTGGAATTGGGCGCTCAATAGCGGACTGATTTTAGGAAGTTCTGGATTGTTCTTTCTCCGAGGCGTATATATCCTCGATCTCCCTCAATGGCCCTTCCGATTGGCGAGTAGTTCGATTCCAGAATTGGGCAATACGATTGTTGGCTCTCCGATGCTGAATCCCCTCTTTGCCAGCGCCTTGATTCCCTTCCTACTAATCGCTCTGTTGTTGGGACATCCCCAGTGGAAGTGGTTTGCCATCGGAACGACCCTCGGCGTTGCTTCTTGTCTGGCGGTGAGTGCTGTTATGTCTCCGGCTGTTTTGTGGTTGGGGACGGGAGCCATCGCCCGCATCTTCCTGATCGTTAATGCCCTACTCTGCTTTGGGTTAGCCTATTTAGCAAGTCAAGGAGAAAAACGACTCGCATGA
- the cdaA gene encoding diadenylate cyclase CdaA yields MSGSAPGQSWIVSWLIHNGLDIGLVLVLTYLMLLIIGERRTLWMVRGLIVLMLAAVLSERLKLELLKFVLEKLVLGAAVAMAVIFQSEFRRFLELLGRGQILQLFQRQRSLPKPNNVIDEIVDAVKELSQNRTGALMVLETSGTIDMRVFVNPGVSLNGEVSKELLQTIFQPKTLLHDGAVFIRGSRIVSAGVILPLSERTASRQLGTRHRAAMGITERVENCICVVVSEETGSISLAERGNLNRPLTSSKLKELLEERFSPSVEREVVVAPSLGVLSRTIGLQGRILLERIFHLPSSKSKEQKK; encoded by the coding sequence ATGTCGGGTTCTGCTCCTGGTCAAAGCTGGATTGTATCTTGGCTAATCCATAACGGTCTCGATATTGGATTAGTCCTAGTACTCACTTATCTAATGCTTCTCATTATTGGGGAGCGGCGAACCCTATGGATGGTGCGAGGACTAATTGTTTTAATGTTGGCAGCAGTACTCAGCGAGCGACTCAAGCTAGAACTGCTCAAGTTTGTGCTAGAGAAGCTAGTGCTGGGAGCGGCTGTCGCCATGGCAGTGATCTTCCAGTCAGAATTCCGTCGATTTTTGGAGTTGTTAGGACGAGGACAGATTCTCCAATTGTTTCAGCGCCAGCGTTCTCTACCCAAACCCAATAATGTAATCGATGAAATTGTCGATGCTGTCAAAGAACTCTCGCAAAATCGAACCGGAGCTTTAATGGTTCTGGAAACATCGGGAACTATCGATATGCGAGTATTTGTCAATCCGGGAGTAAGTCTCAATGGTGAAGTTTCTAAAGAACTTTTGCAAACCATTTTTCAACCCAAAACCTTACTCCACGATGGAGCCGTTTTTATTCGCGGCTCTCGCATTGTTTCGGCTGGCGTAATTTTACCGCTGTCGGAACGTACTGCCTCGCGGCAGTTGGGGACGCGCCACCGCGCAGCGATGGGAATCACCGAGCGAGTTGAAAATTGTATTTGTGTAGTTGTATCGGAAGAAACGGGTTCGATTTCTTTAGCAGAGAGAGGCAATCTCAACCGACCCTTAACTAGCAGTAAACTCAAGGAGCTATTAGAGGAGAGATTTTCTCCATCAGTAGAGAGAGAAGTCGTTGTTGCGCCTAGTTTGGGCGTGTTAAGCCGTACAATTGGCTTACAAGGACGAATATTATTAGAGCGTATATTTCATCTTCCGTCATCGAAGTCAAAAGAACAGAAGAAATGA
- a CDS encoding EAL domain-containing protein yields the protein MESLQPFRHVLVIEDQKARRIVVLEQSTYSVGRESSNDIVIYDRIVSRHHATLLRIKKSPRHDSYFYRIIDGDLEGNKSTNGLIINGKRCESHNLKHGDVILLGNKAKLSYYILSNAIDIALFNPIESAKVESLSEATISWSDNCKSTAIESEKLEQFDRDDLMRLASFPELSPNPIIEIDYEGNLTYLNPAASIKFSNMQRASLEHPILMGLLAQAPNVEGNLLLREVKVGEEVYEQYVHFLSENKLIRSYLFDVTERKRAQENLQYQAFHDSLTNLPNRAFFNEQLAIALANAKRNRNLMAVMFLDLDGFKNINDTLGHTIGDRLLQSFAKRLSACLRGGDTLARWGGDEFTILLPQIRSAEDTIKLAQRILNELKLPFEISENQIYIKSSIGIALYPQDGQDAETLVKRADVALYRAKEQGRDRYRFYSSSMASKASLLLKLEGLLRQALNKNELSLHYQPQANVKTNALTGMEALLRWSHPELGQVSPVKLIPLAEETDLIVPLSEWVLQTACKQNRLWQEAGLQLVPVAVNFSLRQFHQLNFVKMVMRTLEETKLEPQWLEIEITEAAIAHNSDYALQTLQALHQIGIRFALDDFGTGQASLNYLQKFSFHTLKIDRSLIQILKDNPQDSAMVRAIVASGRSFNLRIVAEGVENLQQFEILQRLQCEEVQGYWFSRPLKPEDATQFLVHSRVEA from the coding sequence ATGGAAAGTCTACAGCCCTTCCGCCATGTTTTAGTCATCGAAGATCAAAAGGCTAGGCGTATCGTTGTTCTGGAGCAATCGACTTATTCGGTCGGTCGGGAGTCAAGCAACGATATTGTCATTTACGATCGCATTGTTTCTCGCCATCATGCCACTTTATTACGAATCAAAAAATCTCCCCGTCACGATAGCTATTTCTATCGAATTATTGACGGGGATTTAGAAGGAAATAAAAGTACAAATGGCTTAATTATTAATGGAAAGCGTTGTGAATCCCATAACCTCAAACATGGCGATGTCATTTTACTCGGCAACAAGGCAAAACTGAGTTACTATATCCTGTCTAATGCTATAGACATTGCTTTGTTCAACCCCATCGAATCTGCCAAGGTAGAGTCGTTGAGCGAGGCAACGATTTCCTGGAGTGATAATTGTAAATCGACCGCGATCGAATCCGAAAAGCTCGAACAATTCGATCGCGATGACCTGATGCGATTGGCTTCTTTTCCCGAACTAAGTCCCAATCCCATTATCGAGATCGATTATGAGGGAAATCTCACCTATCTCAACCCAGCCGCCAGCATCAAATTTAGCAACATGCAGCGGGCAAGTCTCGAACATCCGATTTTGATGGGCTTGCTCGCTCAAGCGCCCAATGTTGAGGGGAACTTGCTGTTGCGAGAGGTAAAAGTTGGGGAGGAAGTTTACGAACAATACGTTCACTTCCTTTCGGAAAACAAGCTAATTAGAAGTTATCTGTTCGATGTCACCGAACGAAAACGCGCCCAAGAAAACCTTCAGTATCAAGCCTTTCACGACTCGCTTACCAATCTGCCCAACCGAGCCTTTTTTAACGAACAACTCGCGATCGCTCTTGCCAATGCCAAACGGAATCGCAACCTGATGGCAGTTATGTTTCTCGATCTCGATGGGTTTAAAAATATTAACGATACGCTCGGTCACACAATTGGCGATCGCCTCTTGCAAAGCTTTGCCAAACGCTTGAGCGCCTGTTTGCGGGGAGGAGATACCTTAGCTCGCTGGGGCGGTGACGAGTTTACGATCCTGCTGCCGCAAATTCGCAGCGCCGAGGATACGATCAAACTCGCCCAACGAATTCTCAACGAATTAAAGCTGCCTTTCGAGATCTCCGAAAATCAAATATACATCAAAAGTAGCATCGGAATCGCGCTTTATCCCCAGGACGGTCAAGACGCAGAAACCCTCGTCAAACGTGCCGATGTTGCCCTTTATCGCGCTAAAGAACAAGGTCGCGATCGCTATCGATTCTACAGTTCTAGCATGGCTTCCAAAGCCTCTCTGCTGCTGAAACTAGAAGGCCTACTGCGCCAAGCACTAAACAAGAACGAGCTATCTTTGCACTATCAACCTCAGGCAAATGTCAAAACCAATGCGCTGACAGGGATGGAGGCGCTTCTGCGTTGGTCTCATCCCGAATTAGGACAGGTTTCGCCGGTCAAATTAATCCCTCTAGCTGAAGAAACCGACCTCATCGTACCCTTGAGCGAGTGGGTTTTACAGACTGCTTGCAAGCAAAATCGCCTTTGGCAAGAAGCGGGCTTGCAATTGGTGCCTGTAGCCGTGAATTTCTCGCTTCGCCAGTTTCATCAACTCAATTTCGTCAAAATGGTGATGCGAACCCTAGAAGAAACGAAATTGGAGCCTCAGTGGCTGGAGATAGAAATTACAGAAGCCGCGATCGCGCACAATTCCGATTATGCTCTTCAGACGCTTCAAGCGTTGCATCAGATAGGCATTCGCTTCGCTCTAGACGATTTTGGCACCGGGCAGGCTTCTCTTAACTATCTGCAAAAATTTTCTTTTCATACGCTCAAAATCGATCGCTCTCTCATCCAAATCCTAAAGGACAATCCCCAGGATAGCGCAATGGTTAGGGCGATCGTTGCTTCGGGACGCAGCTTTAATTTGAGAATTGTCGCAGAAGGGGTGGAAAATCTCCAACAATTCGAAATCTTACAACGCCTGCAATGCGAAGAAGTTCAAGGGTATTGGTTTAGCCGCCCTTTGAAGCCAGAAGATGCCACTCAATTTTTAGTCCACAGTCGGGTGGAAGCGTAA
- a CDS encoding EAL domain-containing protein, which translates to MVSERVPQVSHILIVEDLQGRRSIPLEESHYSIGRHSSNSIVIYSKQISRRHATLILKKHGNPDKNSFFIIDGDGEGHQSHNGIFVNGKKSLFHELQDGDLINFGGDVNASYHVIASGNSAPNPKEIVTLDGIATGIHGQLAQSRHNQATLRLSDTLPETSDGEDTVLKPAHQDWLTGLSDRTLFNEHLSIALTNAREKQQQLAVIYLDLEHFETINNKFGYSVGDRLLKEFSKRLHDCLRAGDIVARWGGDEFTVLLRQIKTPDDPVRVSQRILNTLKAPFTIEKHQVYLRCHIGIAIYPQNGEDSATLIETAEHNLDDNKKQNSNGRRSPSTPPTDPKLLRVESLLRKALERGEFSLYYQPQVNINTGEIYGMEALMRWHHPKLGIIYPHQFLPWAEKTSLIVPINQWVLQTACRQNRAWQAAGLPRLPMSVNLSPRQFQQPNLTQMVAQVLDKARLEPYWLELEITEGAIVQNGNLARQLFHQLSQLGVPVAIDDFGTGYSAIGYLQEFPFNKLKIAQSCVNKLKDNPKKTGIISAAIALGRAFNLRVVAEGVETQQQLDLLRRLQCQEIQGYRFSKPLSDTEATQFLTQHWIVKK; encoded by the coding sequence ATGGTATCGGAGCGAGTCCCACAAGTTAGTCATATATTGATTGTTGAAGATTTACAGGGAAGGCGGAGCATTCCTTTGGAAGAGTCTCACTATTCGATTGGCCGTCATTCCAGCAATTCAATTGTTATTTATTCCAAACAAATTTCCCGCCGACATGCCACTTTAATTCTAAAAAAACATGGCAATCCCGATAAAAATTCCTTTTTTATTATTGATGGAGACGGAGAAGGGCATCAAAGTCATAATGGCATATTTGTCAATGGGAAAAAAAGTTTATTTCACGAACTCCAAGATGGAGATTTAATTAATTTTGGCGGGGATGTTAATGCTAGCTATCACGTTATTGCATCCGGAAATTCAGCCCCCAACCCCAAAGAGATTGTTACTCTCGATGGCATCGCGACGGGGATACATGGTCAATTGGCTCAAAGCCGTCACAACCAAGCAACGCTAAGGCTATCGGATACTTTACCAGAAACCTCGGACGGAGAAGATACCGTTCTCAAACCCGCGCATCAGGATTGGCTGACAGGGCTATCGGATCGCACCCTATTCAACGAACACCTTTCCATCGCCTTGACGAATGCCAGAGAAAAACAACAGCAACTGGCCGTCATTTATCTTGATTTAGAACACTTTGAAACGATTAATAACAAGTTCGGCTATTCTGTTGGCGATCGCTTACTCAAAGAGTTTTCCAAACGATTGCATGACTGCCTGCGCGCGGGCGATATCGTCGCTCGCTGGGGAGGCGACGAGTTTACAGTTCTTCTGAGGCAGATTAAGACTCCAGACGATCCCGTTAGAGTCAGTCAGAGAATTCTCAATACGCTCAAAGCCCCCTTTACCATCGAAAAACATCAAGTTTATCTCAGATGTCATATCGGGATCGCCATTTATCCCCAAAATGGTGAAGATAGCGCAACGCTGATCGAGACCGCAGAACACAATTTAGACGACAATAAAAAGCAGAATAGCAATGGCAGGCGATCGCCCAGCACTCCCCCAACCGATCCCAAACTGTTGCGGGTAGAATCGCTGTTGCGCAAAGCGCTTGAAAGAGGTGAATTCTCTCTTTATTACCAGCCCCAAGTCAATATCAACACGGGCGAAATCTATGGCATGGAAGCCTTAATGCGATGGCACCATCCCAAGCTGGGAATAATTTATCCCCATCAATTTCTCCCTTGGGCAGAGAAAACGTCTCTCATCGTCCCCATTAACCAGTGGGTACTACAGACAGCCTGCCGTCAAAATCGCGCTTGGCAAGCTGCTGGGTTGCCTCGTCTGCCCATGTCGGTTAACCTGTCTCCCCGACAATTTCAACAGCCCAATTTGACGCAGATGGTAGCCCAGGTGTTAGACAAAGCCAGGTTAGAACCTTATTGGCTGGAGTTAGAAATTACAGAAGGGGCGATCGTGCAAAATGGGAACTTGGCTCGCCAGCTTTTCCATCAATTATCCCAGCTAGGAGTTCCCGTTGCCATCGACGATTTTGGTACTGGGTATTCTGCCATTGGCTATCTGCAAGAATTTCCTTTCAATAAACTCAAAATTGCTCAATCGTGCGTCAACAAACTCAAAGATAACCCGAAGAAGACGGGGATAATTTCTGCTGCGATCGCTTTGGGACGGGCGTTTAACCTAAGAGTAGTAGCAGAAGGCGTAGAAACCCAACAGCAACTGGACTTACTGCGCCGACTTCAATGTCAAGAGATACAGGGGTATCGATTCAGCAAGCCATTGAGCGACACGGAAGCCACTCAGTTTTTGACCCAGCATTGGATCGTTAAAAAATAG
- the uppS gene encoding polyprenyl diphosphate synthase, translating to MTTKPIALQELPADLDKSRLPGHVAVIMDGNGRWAKQRGLPRIMGHQRGVDTLKDLLRCCRDWGVPALTAYAFSTENWGRPLEEVEFLMTLFERVLRKELKEMMEENVRIRFVGNLESLPPSLQAEIERSMEETKDNLGIQFTVATNYGGRQEIVQACRAIAAKVRQGAIDPEAIDEALVERHLYTCGLPSPDLLIRTSGEMRISNFLLWQMAYAEIYVTQTLWPDFDRAQFHQALSAYQQRERRFGKV from the coding sequence ATGACAACTAAGCCAATCGCGTTACAAGAATTACCTGCCGATCTCGATAAAAGTCGTTTGCCTGGGCACGTCGCAGTCATTATGGATGGCAATGGTCGCTGGGCAAAGCAGCGAGGACTCCCCCGCATTATGGGACATCAAAGGGGGGTAGATACCTTAAAGGATTTGCTGCGTTGCTGTAGGGATTGGGGCGTTCCAGCGCTCACTGCCTATGCATTTTCAACGGAAAATTGGGGACGACCGCTCGAAGAAGTCGAGTTTCTTATGACGCTGTTCGAGCGGGTGTTGCGCAAAGAACTCAAGGAGATGATGGAAGAAAATGTGCGCATTCGCTTTGTGGGAAATTTAGAATCGCTACCGCCATCGCTTCAGGCAGAGATCGAGCGATCGATGGAAGAAACGAAAGATAATTTAGGAATTCAGTTTACGGTGGCGACTAATTATGGCGGACGGCAGGAGATCGTCCAAGCTTGTCGGGCGATCGCGGCTAAAGTCCGGCAAGGAGCGATCGATCCCGAAGCCATTGACGAAGCCTTAGTTGAACGCCATCTCTATACTTGTGGTCTTCCCTCTCCAGACTTACTTATCCGCACGAGCGGAGAAATGCGCATCAGCAATTTCTTGCTCTGGCAAATGGCTTATGCCGAAATTTACGTGACGCAAACCCTTTGGCCCGACTTCGATCGCGCTCAATTTCACCAAGCGCTATCGGCTTATCAGCAAAGAGAGCGCCGTTTTGGGAAAGTTTGA
- the lysA gene encoding diaminopimelate decarboxylase, producing the protein MISTDLGTQNSGQRYLPQPTAELISRSPNQELLPLTAKVNSRDCLEIGGCDLITLVEQFGSPLYVLDEFTLRTACRQYRDAFKQYYSGESQVIYASKAWSCLAVCSIVASEGLGFDVVSGGELYTTLQALEQMGIKERAGDKIYLHGNNKSVAELEFAIATNCTIIIDNWLELETLVKLGVNTQKPICVMLRLTPGIECHTHEYIRTGHLDSKFGFDPNQLEAVFTYVSQQPKLDCIGLHAHIGSQIFERQPHQDLAEVLVEWSKKASEYGLSVRELNIGGGLGICYTEADDPPSIEEWVKAAAQAVEKACKVQQLPLPKLIAEPGRSLIGSACVTAYTIGSRKEVPEIRTYIAVDGGMSDNPRPITYQSLYRTVVANRMSAPWEETVTIAGKHCESGDILIKDARLPKTRSGDILVVMGTGAYNYSMASNYNRLPRPAAVLVNEGEANLILERETYEDLIRQDRLPARLVEDTSSANF; encoded by the coding sequence ATGATATCAACGGATCTCGGAACGCAGAATTCTGGACAACGATACTTGCCACAACCAACGGCAGAACTAATATCAAGATCGCCTAATCAAGAATTACTACCTCTCACTGCCAAAGTCAACAGTCGTGACTGTCTAGAAATCGGCGGCTGCGATCTCATTACCTTAGTAGAGCAATTTGGTTCTCCTTTGTACGTTTTAGATGAATTTACTCTAAGAACCGCTTGCCGTCAGTATCGAGATGCCTTCAAACAGTATTATAGTGGCGAATCTCAAGTCATTTATGCATCTAAAGCTTGGAGTTGTCTAGCTGTTTGCAGTATCGTCGCCAGTGAGGGATTGGGATTCGATGTAGTTTCGGGGGGAGAACTGTATACAACCCTACAGGCACTCGAACAGATGGGCATAAAAGAGCGTGCTGGAGATAAAATTTACCTGCACGGAAATAATAAGTCGGTTGCCGAACTAGAGTTTGCAATCGCGACCAACTGCACAATTATTATTGATAACTGGCTGGAATTAGAAACACTGGTCAAATTGGGCGTAAATACCCAAAAACCGATTTGCGTGATGCTGCGGCTGACACCCGGAATCGAGTGCCACACCCACGAGTATATTCGTACCGGACACCTAGATAGCAAATTTGGCTTCGATCCCAACCAACTAGAAGCCGTTTTTACCTATGTGAGCCAGCAACCTAAGCTCGATTGTATCGGCTTACACGCTCATATCGGCTCGCAAATTTTTGAGCGCCAACCCCATCAAGACTTGGCAGAAGTCTTGGTAGAGTGGTCGAAAAAAGCAAGCGAATATGGCTTGTCCGTCCGAGAATTAAACATTGGCGGAGGATTGGGAATTTGCTACACAGAAGCAGACGATCCCCCCAGTATCGAGGAATGGGTTAAAGCTGCCGCTCAAGCAGTTGAGAAGGCTTGCAAAGTCCAGCAGTTGCCCTTGCCAAAATTAATTGCCGAACCGGGACGGTCGCTAATTGGTTCGGCTTGCGTCACGGCTTACACCATTGGCAGCCGCAAGGAAGTTCCCGAAATTCGCACTTATATAGCCGTCGATGGCGGCATGTCGGACAATCCGCGTCCGATTACCTATCAGTCGCTCTATCGAACTGTTGTAGCCAATCGGATGTCAGCGCCTTGGGAAGAAACTGTGACTATTGCTGGCAAACACTGCGAATCGGGAGATATTCTGATTAAAGATGCTCGACTGCCCAAGACGCGATCGGGAGATATTCTGGTCGTAATGGGCACGGGAGCGTATAACTATAGTATGGCTTCCAATTATAATCGCTTGCCTCGTCCGGCAGCCGTTTTGGTCAATGAAGGAGAAGCCAATCTAATTCTTGAGCGAGAAACTTACGAGGATCTCATTCGACAAGATCGCCTACCAGCCAGATTGGTGGAAGATACTTCGTCCGCGAATTTTTAA